From Streptomyces sp. NBC_00683, one genomic window encodes:
- a CDS encoding alpha-ketoacid dehydrogenase subunit beta, producing the protein MAVEKMSIAKALNESLRKALETDPKVLIMGEDVGKLGGVFRITDGLQKDFGEDRVIDTPLAESGIVGTAIGLALRGYRPVVEIQFDGFVFPAYDQIVTQLAKMHARALGKIKMPVVVRIPYGGGIGAVEHHSESPEALFAHVAGLKVVSPSNASDAYWMMQQAVQSDDPIIFFEPKRRYWDKGELDTESIPGPLHKAAVAREGSDLTLAAYGPMVKVCLEAAAAAQEEGKSLEVLDLRSMSPIDFDAVQTSVEKTGRLVVVHEAPVFYGSGAEIAARITERCFYHLEAPVLRVGGYHVPYPPARLEDEYLPGLDRVLDAVDRSLAY; encoded by the coding sequence ATGGCCGTTGAGAAGATGTCCATCGCGAAGGCGCTCAACGAGTCGCTGCGCAAGGCACTGGAGACCGACCCCAAGGTCCTCATCATGGGTGAGGACGTCGGCAAGCTGGGCGGGGTCTTCCGCATCACGGACGGACTCCAGAAGGACTTCGGCGAGGACCGGGTCATCGACACCCCGCTCGCCGAGTCCGGCATCGTCGGTACGGCGATCGGCCTGGCCCTGCGCGGATACCGCCCGGTCGTCGAGATCCAGTTCGACGGCTTCGTCTTCCCCGCGTACGACCAGATCGTCACGCAGCTCGCCAAGATGCACGCCCGCGCGCTCGGCAAGATCAAGATGCCGGTCGTCGTCCGTATCCCGTACGGCGGCGGCATCGGTGCCGTCGAGCACCACAGCGAGTCGCCCGAGGCCCTGTTCGCGCACGTCGCGGGCCTGAAGGTCGTCTCGCCGTCCAATGCGAGCGATGCCTACTGGATGATGCAGCAGGCCGTCCAGAGCGACGACCCGATCATTTTCTTCGAGCCGAAGCGCCGCTACTGGGACAAGGGAGAACTCGACACCGAGTCCATCCCCGGCCCGCTGCACAAGGCCGCCGTGGCACGTGAGGGCTCCGACCTCACGCTCGCCGCGTACGGCCCGATGGTGAAGGTCTGCCTGGAGGCGGCCGCCGCCGCGCAGGAGGAGGGCAAGTCGCTCGAGGTCCTGGACCTGCGGTCGATGTCCCCGATCGACTTCGACGCCGTCCAGACGTCGGTCGAGAAGACCGGCCGGCTCGTGGTGGTCCACGAGGCGCCGGTGTTCTACGGCTCCGGGGCCGAGATCGCGGCCCGGATCACCGAGCGCTGCTTCTACCACCTCGAAGCACCGGTACTGAGGGTCGGCGGCTACCACGTCCCGTACCCGCCGGCCCGGCTCGAGGACGAGTACCTGCCGGGTCTCGACCGGGTGCTCGACGCCGTCGACCGCTCGCTGGCGTACTGA
- a CDS encoding ABC transporter ATP-binding protein: protein MSSSAPFPSSGPPVDAPVLELRALTRTHGSGIAEVHALRGINLAVHAGELVAVMGPSGSGKSTLLTLAGGLDTASSGQVVIEGQDISTLGRKGVAALRRRSVGYVFQDYNLIPALTAAENIALPRELDGVSVRKARKEALASLEEMHLTEIADRFPDEMSGGQQQRVAIARALVGDRRLVLADEPTGALDSETGEAVLALLRNRCDEGAAGVMVTHEPRYAAWADRVVFLRDGSIVDQTLSSGADSLLTAEGAK from the coding sequence ATGTCCTCGTCCGCACCCTTCCCGTCCTCCGGCCCGCCCGTGGACGCACCCGTCCTCGAACTGAGGGCGCTGACCCGTACCCACGGCTCCGGCATCGCGGAGGTGCACGCCCTGCGCGGCATCAACCTCGCCGTGCACGCGGGGGAGCTCGTCGCCGTGATGGGCCCGTCCGGCTCCGGCAAGTCCACCCTGCTGACCCTGGCCGGCGGTCTCGACACCGCGAGCAGCGGCCAGGTCGTCATCGAGGGCCAGGACATCTCCACGCTCGGCCGCAAGGGCGTCGCCGCCCTGCGCCGGCGCAGCGTCGGCTACGTCTTCCAGGACTACAACCTGATCCCCGCGCTCACCGCCGCGGAGAACATCGCCCTGCCGCGTGAGCTCGACGGCGTATCCGTCCGCAAGGCGCGCAAGGAGGCCCTCGCCTCACTGGAGGAGATGCACCTCACCGAGATCGCCGACCGCTTCCCCGACGAGATGTCCGGCGGCCAGCAGCAGCGTGTCGCCATCGCCCGCGCACTCGTGGGCGACCGCCGCCTCGTGCTCGCCGACGAACCGACCGGCGCTCTCGACTCCGAGACGGGCGAAGCCGTCCTCGCCCTGCTGCGCAACCGCTGCGACGAGGGGGCGGCCGGCGTGATGGTGACGCACGAGCCGCGGTACGCCGCCTGGGCCGACCGTGTCGTCTTCCTCAGGGACGGGTCGATCGTCGACCAGACCCTGTCGTCCGGCGCCGACTCGCTGCTCACCGCAGAGGGTGCCAAGTGA
- a CDS encoding response regulator transcription factor, with translation MPEDGKITVFLLDDHEVVRRGVHELLSAEEDIEVVGEASTAADALVRIPATRPDVAVLDVRLPDGSGVEVCREVRSKDESIKCLMLTSYADDEALFDAIMAGASGYVLKAIRGNELLNAVRDVAAGKSLLDPAATARVLERLREGKNGKGDDRLSGLTDQERRILDLIGEGLTNRVIGERLHLAEKTIKNYVSSLLAKLGMERRSQAAAYVARLQAEKR, from the coding sequence GTGCCCGAAGATGGAAAAATCACTGTATTTCTGCTAGACGATCACGAGGTGGTCCGGCGCGGAGTCCACGAGCTGCTCTCCGCCGAGGAGGACATCGAGGTGGTCGGAGAGGCCTCCACGGCCGCTGACGCGCTCGTACGCATCCCGGCGACACGGCCGGATGTCGCCGTCCTGGACGTACGTCTGCCGGACGGCAGCGGCGTCGAGGTCTGCCGCGAGGTCCGCTCGAAGGACGAGTCGATCAAATGTCTGATGCTCACCTCGTACGCCGATGACGAGGCCCTCTTCGACGCGATCATGGCCGGCGCCTCCGGATATGTGCTGAAGGCGATCCGCGGCAACGAACTGCTGAATGCCGTACGGGACGTCGCGGCCGGGAAATCGCTGCTGGACCCGGCGGCCACCGCGCGGGTCCTGGAACGGCTGCGCGAAGGAAAGAACGGCAAGGGCGACGACCGGCTCTCCGGCCTGACCGACCAGGAGCGCAGGATCCTCGACCTCATCGGCGAGGGGCTGACGAACCGGGTCATCGGCGAACGGCTGCACCTGGCCGAGAAGACCATCAAGAACTACGTCTCCAGCCTCCTCGCCAAGCTGGGCATGGAGCGGCGCTCGCAGGCCGCGGCATACGTGGCCCGGCTCCAGGCCGAGAAGCGCTGA
- a CDS encoding dihydrolipoamide acetyltransferase family protein, with product MTTMTETSARFREFKMPDVGEGLTEAEILKWFVQPGDTVTDGQVVCEVETAKAAVELPIPFDGVVHELRFPEGTTVDVGEVIIAVDVAPGSGDAPAVPEAASTAAPEPVAKAEPEAPKGRQPVLVGYGVAEASTKRRARKGVEVPGPAAAAIQAEINGHGAVAVAVVPETRPLAKPPVRKLAKDLGIDLATVTPTGEGGIITREDVHAAVAPAAVEAPAAPAPVVAPAAPVTAAASAVESVQGARETRIPVKGVRKAIAQAMVGSAFTAPHVTEFVTVDVTRTMKLVAELKEDKDLAGVRVNPLLIIAKALLVAIKRNPDVNAAWDEANQEIVQKHYVNLGIAAATPRGLIVPNIKDAHDKTLPQLAAALGELVSTAREGKTSPAAMAGGTVTITNVGVFGVDTGTPILNPGESAILAVGSIKLQPWVHKGKVKPRQVTTLALSFDHRLVDGELGSKVLADVAAILEQPKRLITWA from the coding sequence GTGACGACGATGACTGAAACGTCTGCTCGTTTCCGCGAGTTCAAGATGCCGGATGTGGGCGAAGGACTGACCGAGGCGGAAATCCTCAAGTGGTTCGTCCAGCCCGGCGACACCGTCACCGACGGACAGGTCGTGTGCGAGGTCGAGACGGCGAAGGCGGCCGTGGAGCTGCCGATCCCGTTCGACGGGGTGGTGCACGAGCTGCGCTTCCCCGAGGGCACGACCGTCGATGTCGGCGAGGTGATCATCGCGGTGGACGTGGCACCCGGCAGCGGTGACGCCCCCGCCGTCCCGGAAGCCGCATCCACGGCCGCTCCGGAGCCCGTTGCGAAGGCGGAGCCGGAGGCGCCCAAGGGCCGTCAGCCGGTGCTCGTCGGCTACGGCGTGGCCGAAGCCTCCACCAAGCGCCGTGCCCGCAAGGGCGTCGAGGTCCCGGGTCCGGCCGCTGCCGCGATCCAGGCCGAGATCAACGGCCACGGTGCCGTGGCCGTGGCAGTGGTCCCGGAGACCCGGCCGCTCGCCAAGCCGCCGGTGCGCAAGCTCGCCAAGGACCTGGGCATCGACCTCGCGACGGTCACCCCGACCGGTGAGGGCGGCATCATCACCCGCGAGGACGTCCACGCCGCGGTCGCGCCCGCGGCTGTCGAGGCCCCCGCCGCTCCGGCGCCGGTGGTCGCCCCGGCAGCCCCCGTCACCGCCGCCGCTTCCGCGGTGGAGAGTGTCCAGGGCGCCCGGGAGACCCGTATCCCGGTCAAGGGCGTACGGAAGGCCATCGCGCAGGCCATGGTCGGCAGCGCCTTCACGGCTCCGCACGTCACCGAGTTCGTGACGGTCGACGTGACCCGCACGATGAAGCTCGTGGCGGAGCTCAAGGAGGACAAGGACCTCGCGGGAGTCCGGGTCAACCCGCTCCTGATCATCGCCAAGGCGCTCCTGGTCGCGATCAAGCGCAACCCGGACGTCAACGCGGCCTGGGACGAGGCCAACCAGGAGATCGTGCAGAAGCACTACGTCAACCTGGGTATCGCCGCGGCCACCCCGCGCGGACTGATCGTGCCGAACATCAAGGACGCGCACGACAAGACCCTTCCCCAGCTGGCCGCGGCACTGGGCGAGCTGGTCTCCACGGCACGCGAGGGCAAGACGTCCCCCGCCGCCATGGCGGGCGGCACGGTGACCATCACGAACGTCGGCGTCTTCGGCGTCGACACGGGTACGCCGATCCTGAACCCGGGCGAGTCAGCGATCCTCGCGGTCGGCTCGATCAAGCTCCAGCCGTGGGTCCACAAGGGCAAGGTGAAGCCCCGCCAGGTGACGACGCTGGCACTGTCGTTCGACCACCGGCTGGTCGACGGCGAGCTCGGCTCCAAGGTGCTCGCGGACGTCGCGGCGATCCTGGAACAGCCGAAGCGCCTGATCACCTGGGCCTAG
- a CDS encoding pyridoxamine 5'-phosphate oxidase family protein, with amino-acid sequence MLSPRPSDDLHAIELLGRVRYGRLATSMRALPFLAVARHLVIEGRVVLRMHRGLGYHESCDGSVIAYGADNFNSRTDRAPDDAEELWSVQFTGPAEIVHPTADQRELFGTGPAEVNGETFDPVFLRLDPHVVQMHTLSFDASQ; translated from the coding sequence ATGCTTTCTCCCCGCCCCTCCGACGACCTCCATGCCATCGAACTGCTCGGCCGCGTCCGCTACGGCCGGCTGGCCACCAGCATGCGCGCCCTGCCCTTCCTGGCCGTGGCCCGTCACCTGGTGATCGAGGGCCGCGTCGTCCTGCGGATGCACCGGGGACTCGGCTATCACGAGTCCTGCGACGGGAGTGTCATCGCCTACGGGGCGGACAACTTCAACTCCCGGACGGACCGTGCGCCCGACGACGCGGAGGAGCTGTGGTCGGTCCAGTTCACCGGCCCCGCCGAAATCGTGCACCCGACCGCTGACCAGCGAGAACTCTTCGGGACCGGCCCCGCCGAGGTGAACGGCGAGACCTTTGATCCGGTGTTCCTCCGGCTCGATCCGCACGTCGTCCAGATGCACACTCTGAGCTTCGACGCAAGTCAGTGA
- a CDS encoding protein kinase domain-containing protein yields the protein MSQDGAHGAQGRYAGGSVAGGRYQLRDLLGEGGMASVYLAYDSALDRQVAIKTLHTELGREQSFRERFRREAQAVAKLQHTNIVSVFDTGEDELGGALMPYIVMEYVEGQPLGSVLQADIQNYGAMPADKALKVTADVLAALETSHEMGLVHRDIKPGNVMMTKRGVVKVMDFGIARAMQSGVTSMTQTGMVVGTPQYLSPEQALGRGVDARSDLYSVGIMLFQLLTGRIPFEADSPLAIAYAHVQEEPVAPSSINRSITPAMDALVARALKKNPNERFPSAAAMQDEVVRVLSAGAHAGAPVIIGGTAPANSGSGVGSAVFPPVDQTTPAPHGVQTPYQPQPHQQHQPGPYGPATPAPTPGYGYPQAPQPYGTHAPLAHQTPPPYTLSHQSSTAVNGGGSKRNMPVVVGSIVVALLAIGGLVAFLNMKDDTDNGKGGDPDTSESTVAGEHKPPERNRTMDTEDCTDATEDTDDPAKVQAPNFVYKDIISAKSCAAAAGWTVKVIEVEGNTYAEDQVIDQFPTSGTAVAERGAHFELRIATGDPA from the coding sequence ATGAGCCAGGACGGCGCACACGGCGCACAGGGTCGCTACGCGGGCGGTTCCGTGGCCGGCGGCCGCTACCAGCTGCGCGACCTGCTCGGCGAAGGCGGGATGGCGTCCGTCTACCTCGCGTACGACTCCGCCCTCGACCGCCAGGTCGCGATCAAGACGCTGCACACGGAGCTGGGGCGCGAGCAGTCCTTCCGCGAGCGGTTCCGGCGCGAGGCGCAGGCCGTCGCCAAACTGCAGCACACCAACATCGTCTCGGTGTTCGACACGGGCGAGGACGAGCTCGGCGGCGCGCTGATGCCGTACATCGTCATGGAGTACGTCGAGGGGCAGCCGCTCGGCTCCGTCCTCCAGGCGGACATCCAGAACTACGGCGCGATGCCCGCCGACAAGGCGCTCAAGGTGACGGCCGACGTGCTCGCCGCGCTGGAGACCAGCCACGAAATGGGCCTGGTCCACCGCGACATCAAGCCCGGCAACGTGATGATGACCAAGCGCGGCGTCGTCAAGGTCATGGACTTCGGCATCGCCCGCGCCATGCAGTCGGGCGTCACCTCGATGACCCAGACCGGCATGGTCGTCGGTACGCCCCAGTACCTCTCGCCCGAGCAGGCCCTCGGCCGCGGTGTGGACGCGCGGTCCGACCTCTACTCGGTCGGCATCATGCTCTTCCAGCTGCTCACGGGCCGGATCCCGTTCGAAGCGGACTCCCCGCTCGCCATCGCCTACGCGCATGTGCAGGAGGAGCCGGTCGCACCGTCCAGCATCAACCGGTCGATCACCCCCGCGATGGACGCGCTCGTCGCCCGCGCGCTGAAGAAGAACCCGAACGAGCGCTTCCCCAGCGCCGCCGCGATGCAGGACGAGGTCGTCCGCGTCCTGAGCGCCGGCGCCCATGCGGGCGCTCCCGTGATCATCGGTGGCACCGCCCCGGCGAACAGCGGCTCGGGCGTCGGCTCGGCGGTCTTCCCACCCGTCGACCAGACCACACCCGCACCGCACGGTGTGCAGACGCCGTACCAGCCGCAGCCCCACCAGCAGCACCAGCCCGGCCCGTACGGCCCGGCGACCCCCGCGCCCACTCCGGGTTACGGCTACCCGCAAGCACCTCAGCCGTACGGCACCCACGCGCCCCTGGCACACCAGACGCCGCCCCCGTACACGCTGTCCCACCAGTCCTCGACCGCCGTCAACGGCGGTGGGTCCAAGCGCAACATGCCGGTCGTCGTGGGCTCGATCGTGGTCGCCCTGCTCGCGATCGGCGGCCTGGTCGCCTTCCTGAACATGAAGGACGACACGGACAACGGCAAGGGCGGCGACCCGGACACCAGCGAGTCGACGGTGGCGGGCGAGCACAAGCCGCCGGAGCGGAACCGGACGATGGACACCGAGGACTGCACCGACGCCACGGAGGACACGGACGACCCGGCGAAGGTCCAGGCGCCGAACTTCGTCTACAAGGACATCATCTCGGCGAAGTCCTGCGCCGCCGCCGCAGGCTGGACGGTCAAGGTCATCGAGGTGGAGGGCAACACCTACGCCGAGGACCAGGTCATCGACCAGTTCCCGACCTCGGGTACGGCGGTCGCCGAGCGGGGCGCCCACTTCGAGCTGCGCATCGCGACCGGCGACCCGGCCTGA
- a CDS encoding phosphotransferase — MLRRYPDAGEPLACEPLTKGLLNHGYRISTTRGAYFLKHHLDKHHLDDASGDHATIVRQHRATQQLHSLGVPVAPPLADTEGDTVTVIDGQHYALHPWVDGLHRDGAQLTTAQSQRLGALLGAVHTHLEQVMEADPPPPVRGQSPDPADTFALIDDLLAAARGMGPRDAFDELAVHRLVERRALLEQHAHRRPPTPAGPARGWVHGDFHPLNLLYRGADPVAIVDWDRLGVQPRAEEAVRAAAIFFVRPDGELDLEKVRAYARAYRRSAGAGAAELAAAVHRVWWERLNDFWILRWRYRLHDRRADPQFPAVSALAVWWTREYEAVCEAFTG; from the coding sequence GTGCTGCGCCGCTATCCGGACGCCGGTGAGCCTCTGGCCTGCGAGCCGCTCACCAAAGGCCTGCTCAACCACGGCTACCGGATCTCCACCACCCGCGGTGCGTACTTCCTCAAGCACCACTTGGACAAGCACCACCTCGACGACGCCAGCGGGGACCACGCCACGATCGTCCGGCAGCACCGGGCGACCCAGCAGCTCCACTCCCTCGGTGTACCGGTCGCCCCGCCCCTCGCGGACACAGAGGGTGACACCGTCACGGTGATCGACGGTCAGCACTATGCCCTGCACCCCTGGGTGGACGGCCTCCACCGGGACGGCGCCCAACTGACGACCGCCCAGTCGCAACGGCTCGGGGCGCTCCTCGGAGCCGTACACACGCATCTGGAACAGGTCATGGAGGCGGACCCGCCGCCTCCGGTACGAGGGCAGAGCCCCGACCCCGCCGACACGTTCGCGCTGATCGACGACCTGCTGGCGGCCGCGCGCGGCATGGGACCCCGGGACGCCTTCGACGAGCTCGCCGTGCACCGCCTCGTCGAACGCCGCGCCCTGCTGGAACAGCACGCGCACCGCCGCCCGCCCACCCCGGCGGGGCCGGCCCGGGGCTGGGTGCACGGCGACTTCCATCCGCTGAACCTGCTCTACCGGGGTGCGGACCCCGTCGCGATCGTGGACTGGGACCGGCTGGGCGTGCAGCCCCGTGCCGAGGAGGCCGTACGGGCCGCGGCGATCTTCTTCGTCCGGCCGGACGGGGAACTGGACCTGGAGAAGGTCCGGGCGTACGCGCGCGCCTACCGGCGGTCGGCCGGCGCCGGAGCGGCGGAGCTTGCGGCGGCGGTGCACCGCGTGTGGTGGGAACGGCTCAACGACTTCTGGATACTGCGCTGGCGCTACCGCCTGCACGACCGCAGGGCCGACCCGCAGTTTCCTGCGGTGTCGGCCCTGGCGGTGTGGTGGACGCGGGAGTACGAGGCGGTGTGCGAGGCCTTCACGGGCTGA
- a CDS encoding protein kinase domain-containing protein, which produces MAPEPEANGGGFSDGTDSGIVGGVVGDGRYRMTHRLGRGGMAEVLAAEDVRLGRTVAVKLLRSDLAEDPVSKARFTREAQSVAGLNHHAIVAVYDSGEDVVAGATVPYIVMELVEGRTIRDLLLNAEAPPPEQALIIVSGVLEALAYSHQHGIVHRDIKPANVIITHSGAVKVMDFGIARALHGAQSTMTQTGMVMGTPQYLSPEQALGKAVDHRSDLYATGCLLYELLALRPPFTGETPLSVVYQHVQDIPVPPSEVSDGVPPELDGLVMRSLAKDPDDRFQSAEEMRGLVQYSLQMLQVQGGHTGTWNTGPVVMNDSGRTAPMNIGGGTAAMGHPMHGDTSQGPILPPMNPDDGAYAGGHRNGGGRGKMWLFVLLALVAIGAGVAFAVNAANDANNKKTPTHPSTSVSPSASEASPEPTDEETEETEEPDDSTGGQNWPTKEPTWTPSTEPTEPTATPTEPTSSPGTNTGTSDGNTNEGGDGGTTTEPTDPATDPGTPGGGEVEGAAEGAAGDTAGGATP; this is translated from the coding sequence ATGGCACCCGAACCCGAAGCAAACGGCGGCGGATTTTCGGATGGCACCGACTCCGGGATCGTCGGCGGCGTGGTCGGGGACGGCCGTTACCGCATGACCCACCGGCTGGGACGCGGCGGTATGGCCGAGGTCCTCGCCGCGGAGGACGTGCGTCTGGGACGCACGGTCGCGGTGAAACTGCTCCGTTCCGACCTCGCCGAGGACCCGGTCTCCAAGGCCCGCTTCACGCGCGAGGCGCAGTCGGTCGCGGGCCTCAACCACCATGCGATCGTCGCCGTGTACGACTCCGGCGAGGACGTCGTGGCCGGCGCCACCGTCCCGTACATCGTCATGGAGCTGGTCGAGGGCCGCACCATCCGCGATCTGCTGCTCAACGCCGAGGCCCCGCCGCCCGAGCAGGCGCTGATCATCGTCTCGGGGGTGCTGGAGGCGCTCGCGTACTCCCACCAGCACGGCATCGTGCACCGTGACATCAAGCCCGCGAACGTGATCATCACGCATTCCGGCGCGGTCAAGGTGATGGACTTCGGCATCGCCCGTGCGCTGCACGGCGCCCAGTCGACGATGACCCAGACGGGCATGGTCATGGGTACGCCCCAGTACCTCTCCCCCGAACAGGCGCTCGGCAAGGCGGTCGACCACCGTTCCGACCTGTACGCCACGGGCTGCCTGCTCTACGAACTCCTCGCCCTGCGGCCGCCGTTCACCGGTGAGACGCCTCTGTCCGTCGTGTACCAGCACGTCCAGGACATTCCGGTGCCGCCCTCCGAGGTCTCGGACGGCGTGCCGCCGGAGCTGGACGGCCTCGTCATGCGCTCGCTCGCGAAGGACCCGGACGACCGGTTCCAGAGCGCCGAGGAGATGCGCGGCCTGGTCCAGTACAGCCTGCAGATGCTCCAGGTCCAGGGCGGTCACACGGGCACCTGGAACACCGGCCCGGTCGTGATGAACGACAGCGGCCGCACCGCGCCGATGAACATCGGCGGCGGTACGGCGGCGATGGGTCACCCGATGCACGGGGACACCTCGCAGGGCCCGATCCTGCCGCCCATGAACCCCGACGACGGGGCGTACGCCGGCGGGCACCGCAACGGCGGCGGGCGCGGCAAGATGTGGCTCTTCGTCCTGCTGGCCCTGGTCGCGATCGGCGCGGGTGTCGCGTTCGCCGTCAACGCGGCCAACGACGCGAACAACAAGAAGACACCGACCCACCCGTCCACCTCGGTCTCCCCGTCCGCGTCGGAGGCCTCCCCGGAGCCGACGGACGAGGAGACGGAGGAGACCGAGGAACCGGACGACTCGACGGGCGGCCAGAACTGGCCCACCAAGGAGCCGACGTGGACCCCGTCCACCGAGCCGACCGAGCCGACGGCGACGCCGACCGAGCCCACGTCCTCGCCGGGCACGAACACGGGCACGTCCGACGGCAACACCAACGAGGGCGGGGACGGCGGGACGACCACCGAGCCGACCGATCCCGCCACGGATCCGGGTACTCCGGGCGGCGGTGAAGTCGAAGGCGCGGCCGAGGGTGCTGCGGGCGATACCGCCGGAGGCGCCACCCCGTAG
- a CDS encoding PadR family transcriptional regulator, protein MSIRHGLLALLERGPRYGSQLRTEFESRTGSTWPLNVGQVYTTLSRLERDGMVAQDGEDDAGHALYSITDDGRTELRSWFETPVDRSNPPRDELAIKLAMAVGAPGVDIRAVIQSQRSHTVKAMQDYTRLKAQALADVPADRDEVAWLLVVEQLIFQAEAEARWLDHCESRLVRLAEAAATEPAAGPGSTAATGRGSARTAASRLRGTRR, encoded by the coding sequence ATGTCGATCCGCCACGGGCTGCTGGCCCTCCTGGAGCGGGGGCCTCGGTACGGCTCCCAGCTCCGTACTGAATTCGAGTCCCGCACCGGTTCCACCTGGCCGCTGAACGTCGGCCAGGTCTACACGACCCTCAGCCGGCTGGAACGCGACGGCATGGTCGCCCAGGACGGTGAGGACGACGCGGGCCACGCGTTGTACTCGATTACCGACGACGGCCGCACCGAGCTGCGGAGCTGGTTCGAGACCCCGGTCGACCGCAGCAACCCGCCCCGGGACGAGCTGGCCATCAAGCTCGCGATGGCGGTCGGGGCGCCCGGCGTCGACATCCGGGCCGTCATCCAGTCCCAGCGCAGCCACACCGTGAAAGCCATGCAGGACTACACCCGGCTCAAGGCCCAGGCACTCGCGGACGTCCCCGCCGACCGCGACGAGGTCGCCTGGCTCCTCGTGGTGGAGCAGCTGATCTTCCAGGCCGAGGCCGAGGCCCGGTGGCTGGACCACTGCGAGTCCCGCCTCGTCCGGCTCGCCGAAGCCGCCGCCACCGAACCCGCTGCCGGACCGGGGTCCACCGCGGCCACCGGCCGCGGAAGCGCCCGCACGGCGGCCTCCCGGCTGCGCGGCACCCGTCGCTGA
- the pdhA gene encoding pyruvate dehydrogenase (acetyl-transferring) E1 component subunit alpha: MTVESTAARKPRRASKRTSAAKTPQTSEPQLVQLLTPEGERVEHPDFEIDLSAEELRGLYRDMVLTRRFDAEATALQRQGELGLWASLLGQEAAQIGSGRALRDDDYVFPTYREHGVAWCRGVDPTNLLGMFRGVNHGGWDPTTNNFHLYTIVIGSQTLHATGYAMGVAKDGADSAVIAYFGDGASSQGDVAEAFTFSAVYNAPVVFFCQNNQWAISEPTEKQTRVPLYQRAQGFGFPGVRVDGNDVLACLAVTRSALERARRGEGPTLVEAFTYRMGAHTTSDDPTKYRADEERVAWEAKDPILRLRTYLENQGLADAEYFAALEEESETLGKRVREAVRAMPDPDRLAIFDHAYADGSPLVDEERAQFAAYQASFAEEGN, translated from the coding sequence GTGACCGTGGAAAGCACTGCCGCGCGCAAACCGCGACGCGCCAGCAAGCGGACCAGCGCCGCGAAGACGCCACAGACTTCCGAGCCCCAGCTGGTACAGCTGCTGACGCCCGAGGGCGAGCGCGTCGAGCACCCGGACTTCGAGATCGACCTGAGCGCCGAGGAGCTGCGCGGTCTGTACCGCGACATGGTTCTGACCCGCCGTTTCGACGCCGAGGCGACCGCGCTGCAGCGCCAGGGCGAGCTGGGCCTCTGGGCCTCGCTGCTGGGCCAGGAAGCCGCGCAGATCGGCTCCGGCCGGGCCCTGCGCGACGACGACTACGTCTTCCCGACCTACCGGGAGCACGGTGTCGCCTGGTGCCGGGGGGTCGACCCGACCAATCTGCTCGGGATGTTCCGCGGTGTGAACCACGGCGGCTGGGACCCGACGACCAACAACTTCCACCTCTACACGATCGTCATCGGCTCGCAGACCCTGCACGCCACCGGCTACGCCATGGGCGTCGCCAAGGACGGTGCGGACTCGGCCGTGATCGCGTACTTCGGTGACGGCGCCTCCAGCCAGGGCGATGTCGCGGAGGCCTTCACCTTCTCCGCCGTCTACAACGCCCCCGTGGTGTTCTTCTGCCAGAACAACCAGTGGGCGATCTCCGAGCCCACCGAGAAGCAGACCCGAGTGCCGCTCTACCAGCGCGCACAGGGCTTCGGCTTCCCTGGTGTCCGGGTCGACGGCAACGACGTGCTGGCCTGTCTGGCCGTCACCAGGTCGGCGCTGGAGCGTGCCCGCCGGGGCGAGGGTCCCACCCTCGTCGAGGCGTTCACCTACCGGATGGGCGCCCACACCACCTCCGACGACCCGACCAAGTACCGGGCGGACGAGGAGCGGGTGGCATGGGAGGCCAAGGACCCGATCCTGCGGTTGCGCACGTACCTGGAGAACCAGGGCCTCGCCGACGCGGAGTACTTCGCCGCGCTGGAGGAGGAGAGCGAGACCCTCGGCAAGCGGGTACGCGAAGCGGTACGGGCCATGCCCGACCCGGACCGGCTGGCGATCTTCGACCACGCCTACGCCGACGGCAGCCCGCTCGTCGACGAGGAGCGCGCACAGTTCGCCGCCTACCAGGCATCGTTCGCCGAGGAGGGCAACTAG